A genomic region of Exiguobacterium sp. Helios contains the following coding sequences:
- a CDS encoding ATP-binding cassette domain-containing protein, whose translation MSLLQIKHVSHRYGNQRFLSRQPEQTVLQDVSLTLEAGTCLGLLGRSGAGKSTLGRILLGLERPKEGQVLFEGKDIYQNLSSRQDIQVVFQDSFAAVNPKLTAGQIIAEPLTNFLRLTPDALEQRLITLLEQVGLTEADLTKYPHQFSGGQLQRICIARAIATNPKLIILDEAVSSLDMVNKAMILDLLRELKATLGLAYVFITHDVQAAQTLSDRFVILDHGQLVGDYPTLQSFTEATDGHVEAIRHAVLATHPRYRTIRK comes from the coding sequence ATGAGTCTTCTGCAGATCAAACACGTCTCGCACCGGTACGGCAATCAGCGTTTTTTGTCGCGGCAGCCGGAGCAGACCGTCTTACAGGATGTCTCGCTGACACTTGAAGCCGGGACGTGCCTCGGCCTACTCGGCCGGAGCGGTGCCGGTAAAAGTACGCTCGGACGGATTCTGCTCGGACTTGAGCGGCCGAAAGAGGGACAGGTGCTGTTTGAAGGAAAGGATATCTATCAGAATCTGTCTTCACGGCAGGACATCCAGGTCGTCTTTCAGGATTCATTTGCTGCCGTCAATCCGAAACTCACAGCAGGACAAATCATTGCCGAGCCGTTGACGAACTTCCTGCGTTTGACGCCGGATGCACTCGAGCAACGGCTCATCACCTTGCTGGAACAGGTCGGACTGACTGAAGCGGATTTGACGAAATATCCGCATCAGTTCAGCGGCGGACAGTTGCAACGGATCTGCATCGCCCGCGCGATTGCGACGAATCCGAAGCTGATTATCCTGGATGAAGCCGTCAGCAGTCTCGACATGGTCAACAAGGCGATGATTCTCGACTTGTTACGGGAGTTAAAAGCGACGCTTGGTCTCGCCTACGTCTTCATCACGCATGATGTCCAGGCGGCGCAGACGCTGAGCGACCGGTTCGTGATTTTGGATCACGGTCAGCTGGTCGGTGATTATCCGACGCTCCAATCGTTTACGGAAGCGACGGATGGACATGTCGAAGCGATCCGACATGCGGTGCTCGCGACACATCCACGGTACCGGACGATCCGGAAATAG
- a CDS encoding helix-turn-helix transcriptional regulator, whose protein sequence is MKNSVKVLREARQWSQGELAKALGVSRQTIISIEKERYNPSLELAFSIAALFDCPIETIFRPEAKKKGDDVK, encoded by the coding sequence ATGAAGAATAGCGTGAAGGTATTACGGGAAGCCCGTCAGTGGTCGCAAGGCGAACTCGCTAAAGCACTGGGTGTATCAAGGCAGACGATTATCTCCATCGAAAAAGAGCGTTATAATCCGTCGCTCGAGCTGGCGTTTTCAATCGCTGCTCTGTTTGATTGTCCGATCGAAACGATTTTCAGACCAGAAGCAAAGAAAAAAGGAGATGATGTTAAATGA
- a CDS encoding MarR family winged helix-turn-helix transcriptional regulator, with protein MTSHLSTPSYRHWQAIQKLHHRYMKEVNAVLKDWGLSKSQFDMLDTLYREQSATQKSLETTLELSSGAISQTLKKLFELHLITRKRIDREKRLVLTPSGETIVQESSPVVEVIHEQYFKQFTMDDHESFDRLLHKMQSNHF; from the coding sequence ATGACTTCACACCTGTCTACTCCATCCTACCGTCATTGGCAGGCCATCCAAAAACTGCATCACCGCTATATGAAGGAAGTCAACGCGGTCCTGAAAGATTGGGGCTTATCGAAATCACAGTTCGATATGCTTGATACGTTATACCGGGAACAAAGTGCGACACAAAAATCACTCGAGACGACACTTGAACTGTCGAGTGGTGCCATCTCCCAAACCTTAAAAAAACTATTCGAACTTCACCTCATCACCCGCAAACGAATCGATCGGGAAAAACGGTTGGTCTTGACACCGTCAGGCGAAACGATCGTCCAGGAATCGTCCCCTGTCGTCGAAGTCATTCATGAACAGTACTTCAAACAGTTTACGATGGATGACCATGAGTCGTTTGACCGTCTTCTCCATAAGATGCAAAGCAATCATTTTTAA
- a CDS encoding PLD nuclease N-terminal domain-containing protein, whose protein sequence is MDLINRKWFNNIVHMLGFFLMVTAYRDLWKRPKTRGPKWLWGILIFLVNYLGPIFYLVWGRHVPTPKIASRVN, encoded by the coding sequence TTGGATTTAATCAACCGAAAGTGGTTCAACAATATCGTCCACATGCTTGGATTCTTTTTAATGGTCACGGCTTATCGCGACTTATGGAAACGTCCGAAGACACGCGGTCCCAAATGGCTTTGGGGCATCCTGATTTTTCTCGTTAATTATCTTGGACCGATTTTCTATTTGGTTTGGGGACGGCATGTCCCGACACCGAAAATAGCATCGCGTGTCAACTAA
- a CDS encoding MarR family winged helix-turn-helix transcriptional regulator: MGEILREIGMIARALDSISNVEFKELELTKGQYIYLVRICENPGIIQEKLAELILVDRTTAARSIQKLEKAGFIEKRPDVVNKKIKKLYATAKGQATCPVILQEHAYSKGVALAGLSEEEQARLLELTERVRENIEREWDFVKKGGTRHYLKE, from the coding sequence ATGGGAGAAATATTACGTGAAATTGGAATGATTGCGCGGGCACTCGATTCCATCAGCAATGTTGAATTCAAAGAGCTGGAACTGACAAAAGGACAATACATTTATCTTGTCCGGATTTGTGAAAATCCAGGAATCATTCAGGAAAAACTGGCTGAACTGATTCTCGTGGACCGGACGACAGCCGCCCGATCGATTCAAAAATTAGAAAAAGCCGGATTCATCGAAAAACGACCGGATGTCGTGAACAAAAAAATCAAAAAACTGTATGCAACTGCAAAAGGACAGGCAACGTGTCCGGTGATTCTTCAGGAACACGCTTATTCGAAAGGGGTTGCTTTAGCTGGTTTGAGTGAAGAAGAACAAGCCCGGTTACTGGAGTTGACGGAGCGCGTCCGTGAAAATATCGAGCGGGAATGGGACTTTGTCAAAAAAGGTGGAACTCGACATTATTTGAAGGAGTGA